The following are encoded together in the Zingiber officinale cultivar Zhangliang chromosome 8A, Zo_v1.1, whole genome shotgun sequence genome:
- the LOC122011929 gene encoding uncharacterized protein LOC122011929: MFNPDHQNLCGGGAPSGPPMASPRISFSSDFLMEVPTARAPSGSPPDPNFEFLVGSHPMITADQLFSKGRLLPLRDPYAAGSSGRGGLTTLRDELREKDDSGAAAAAGYGRERPPKGASIKWKELLGLKKSRGSALKKIDKSEGAAGDADANLDRAMQEDT, from the exons ATGTTCAACCCGGATCACCAGAATCTCTGCGGTGGAGGCGCACCTTCCGGCCCGCCCATGGCCAGCCCCCGCATCTCCTTCTCTAGCGACTTCCTGATGGAGGTGCCGACGGCGCGCGCCCCCTCCGGCTCGCCGCCGGACCCCAACTTCGAGTTCTTGGTCGGCAGCCACCCGATGATCACAGCCGACCAGCTCTTCTCCAAGGGCAGGTTGCTGCCTCTCAGGGACCCCTACGCGGCCGGCTCAAGCGGCCGCGGCGGCCTCACCACCCTCCGCGACGAGCTCCGGGAAAAAGATGACTCAGGCGCTGCTGCCGCCGCCGGATACGGCAGGGAGCGGCCGCCGAAGGGCGCGTCCATCAAGTGGAAGGAGCTTCTCGGGCTCAAGAAGTCGCGTGGCTCCGCATTGAAGAAGATAGATAAAAGCGAAGGCGCTGCGGGGGACGCAGATGCGAATCTCGACAGAGCAATGCAG GAGGATACGTAG